A genomic window from Bdellovibrio sp. SKB1291214 includes:
- the fliQ gene encoding flagellar biosynthesis protein FliQ yields MTEELVIKLGQDALRTTAMLSAPLLISTLVVGLAVSIFQALTQINEATLTFIPKMIVVAVVIVLAGPWMMDVMTTYTATLIDNIPAMVRE; encoded by the coding sequence GTGACTGAAGAATTAGTGATTAAACTTGGTCAGGATGCTTTACGTACAACAGCTATGTTGTCGGCACCTCTTTTGATCAGCACGCTGGTAGTGGGTTTAGCGGTTTCCATTTTCCAAGCTTTGACTCAGATCAACGAGGCGACTTTGACGTTCATTCCAAAAATGATCGTGGTTGCGGTTGTGATTGTTCTGGCGGGGCCGTGGATGATGGATGTGATGACGACTTACACAGCCACGCTGATTGATAATATTCCAGCGATGGTCAGGGAATAG
- the fliP gene encoding flagellar type III secretion system pore protein FliP (The bacterial flagellar biogenesis protein FliP forms a type III secretion system (T3SS)-type pore required for flagellar assembly.) — translation MNFKKLTLWSLILLPLVLLTSSHAFAQVTLPTVNLGFKTSENPNEVVNAIKLVMIMTVLTLAPGILIMMTGFTRIIIVLSFLRQAMGVQQMPPNQLLVGLSLFLTFFVMQPAFNEINTKGVQPYLKGAITQEQALESSLAPLRKFMFNQTRDSDLALFVRLSKVEKPKTRAEVPTMVLVPAFVVSELKTAFQIGFIIFLPFLVIDIVASSVLMAMGMMMLPPIVISLPFKIMLFVLVDGWGLLIGSMVKSFG, via the coding sequence GTGAACTTTAAGAAACTGACTCTTTGGAGTTTGATTCTGCTGCCACTTGTTTTGCTAACAAGTTCACATGCCTTTGCGCAAGTGACTTTGCCGACAGTAAACCTAGGTTTTAAAACTTCGGAAAACCCAAATGAAGTGGTTAATGCGATTAAACTTGTGATGATCATGACGGTGCTGACTTTAGCACCGGGCATCTTGATCATGATGACGGGCTTTACTCGTATTATTATCGTGTTGTCTTTTTTAAGACAGGCCATGGGTGTGCAGCAAATGCCACCCAATCAGTTATTGGTGGGTTTGTCTTTATTCCTCACGTTCTTTGTGATGCAGCCGGCATTCAATGAGATCAACACCAAAGGTGTTCAGCCTTATTTGAAAGGTGCCATTACTCAAGAGCAAGCTCTTGAAAGTTCTCTGGCTCCACTACGTAAGTTTATGTTCAATCAGACGCGTGATTCTGACTTGGCATTGTTCGTCAGACTTTCAAAAGTAGAAAAACCAAAAACGCGCGCTGAAGTTCCAACGATGGTTCTGGTGCCGGCGTTCGTTGTTTCTGAACTTAAAACAGCGTTCCAAATTGGTTTCATTATCTTTCTTCCGTTTCTGGTGATCGACATCGTGGCATCCAGCGTACTGATGGCCATGGGTATGATGATGCTTCCGCCAATTGTGATCTCGCTTCCATTTAAAATTATGCTTTTTGTACTTGTCGACGGTTGGGGACTCTTAATCGGTTCGATGGTTAAAAGTTTCGGTTGA
- a CDS encoding FliO/MopB family protein: protein MKWIFAVLFMISVSAHAADKEAPTSNTAPAAVAAEANNETAAVPAETTTQEAVVSKDLPKIDNRKESEIPLNLENKKNAGTEGSSWFRILMTLSILGLVGCGAFIFLRKYSVPKERKHQTQIKVLQQHYLGPKKSLAIIRVAGESILIGVTDHNISMIKSLSLLDDEIPEEAPKSFGKTMATFDEDEDQFEASSEPRERVTFKTRQKETPAMDADEEFAISGIKDIVSKRLKGMRNFQ, encoded by the coding sequence ATGAAGTGGATTTTTGCGGTACTTTTTATGATTTCCGTTTCTGCTCACGCAGCAGACAAAGAGGCCCCTACCTCTAACACAGCTCCAGCAGCTGTGGCTGCGGAAGCTAATAATGAAACTGCGGCAGTTCCTGCGGAAACAACAACTCAAGAGGCTGTTGTTTCTAAAGATTTGCCAAAGATCGATAATCGCAAGGAATCTGAAATTCCACTTAATTTAGAAAACAAAAAAAATGCGGGAACTGAAGGCTCAAGCTGGTTCCGTATTCTAATGACTCTTTCAATCTTGGGCCTTGTGGGTTGCGGTGCATTTATCTTCTTGCGCAAGTATTCAGTGCCTAAAGAAAGAAAACACCAGACTCAGATCAAAGTGTTGCAACAGCATTACTTGGGTCCTAAGAAAAGTTTGGCAATCATTCGCGTTGCTGGTGAGTCGATACTGATCGGCGTGACCGATCACAATATTTCAATGATCAAGTCCTTGTCTTTGCTTGATGATGAAATTCCAGAAGAAGCTCCAAAAAGCTTTGGGAAAACAATGGCTACTTTTGACGAAGATGAAGATCAGTTTGAAGCCTCGTCGGAGCCCAGAGAGCGTGTCACATTCAAAACTCGCCAGAAAGAAACGCCAGCGATGGATGCTGATGAGGAGTTCGCGATCAGCGGGATCAAAGACATTGTTTCAAAACGTTTGAAAGGCATGAGGAATTTTCAGTGA
- the fliN gene encoding flagellar motor switch protein FliN → MTDDKLDDLADQLMAEASGMAAEGSAAPKKETNGLSGAKDRNLNLILDIPLKVTVELGRTKMPVSELLNLTQGSVIELNKLAGEPMEVYVNDKLIARGEAVVVNEKFGVRLTDIISPAERVEQLK, encoded by the coding sequence ATGACAGACGATAAATTGGACGACTTGGCAGATCAGTTAATGGCAGAAGCTTCGGGAATGGCCGCTGAAGGCAGCGCAGCTCCGAAAAAAGAAACGAACGGCTTATCAGGTGCTAAGGACAGAAATTTGAATCTGATTTTAGACATTCCATTGAAAGTTACAGTGGAATTGGGTCGTACGAAAATGCCAGTGAGTGAGCTTTTGAATCTGACTCAAGGTAGCGTTATTGAATTGAATAAATTGGCTGGTGAGCCAATGGAAGTATATGTGAATGACAAGTTGATTGCTCGCGGTGAGGCCGTGGTAGTGAATGAGAAATTCGGTGTACGTTTGACAGATATCATTTCTCCAGCTGAGCGCGTAGAGCAGCTTAAGTAA
- the fliM gene encoding flagellar motor switch protein FliM: MNQVLSQSEVDALLAAVSDGDVASSDAPKSDDSSSGGGGGSGGGHGKVEERKIISYDLTSQDRIIRGRLPQLEVIYEKFMRAFRVSLSSALRKIASITLTGTEFLKFGEFINTLPMPTCMCVLRFGNLRGSALFVIESKLAYALVDSFFGGADRPYTKIDGKDFTPIELQIVQKVVGLAINDLESAWASVEKIGCSFVRTEVNPQFVGIVPPTDVVIASTFDVELENASGTVSIVIPYATIEPIKQKLSTGFQVESDQTDKKLWTSTIQEQLLETDLEIKVNLGETEIKLRDMMSLKVGDVIPLDQDATGEFEVEIEGIKKFLGYYGIHHGTVAVQVTRPVIK; this comes from the coding sequence ATGAATCAGGTACTTTCTCAAAGTGAAGTTGATGCGCTACTAGCCGCGGTCTCCGACGGAGATGTTGCCTCTTCTGATGCTCCAAAGTCAGATGATTCCTCCAGTGGTGGGGGCGGTGGCAGCGGAGGCGGCCATGGCAAGGTTGAAGAACGTAAAATCATTTCTTACGACTTAACCAGCCAGGACCGTATCATTCGTGGGCGCTTGCCACAGCTTGAAGTTATTTACGAAAAGTTCATGCGAGCTTTTCGTGTTTCTTTGTCTTCGGCTCTTCGTAAAATCGCTTCGATCACTTTGACAGGTACGGAATTTTTAAAATTCGGGGAGTTCATTAACACTTTGCCGATGCCGACTTGCATGTGTGTTCTGCGTTTCGGTAACTTGCGTGGTTCAGCTCTTTTCGTCATCGAAAGTAAACTGGCTTACGCATTGGTGGACAGCTTCTTTGGTGGAGCTGATCGTCCTTATACTAAAATTGACGGTAAAGATTTTACTCCGATCGAACTTCAGATTGTGCAAAAAGTTGTGGGCCTTGCAATCAACGATCTTGAATCCGCATGGGCATCTGTTGAAAAAATCGGATGTTCATTTGTTCGTACGGAAGTCAATCCACAGTTCGTAGGTATCGTTCCTCCGACCGACGTGGTTATCGCTTCCACTTTTGACGTTGAGCTTGAAAACGCGTCGGGTACGGTTTCAATCGTAATCCCTTACGCAACGATCGAGCCTATTAAACAGAAACTTTCCACTGGTTTCCAAGTTGAATCTGATCAAACGGATAAGAAGTTGTGGACCTCCACAATCCAAGAACAGCTTTTGGAAACAGATTTAGAAATCAAAGTGAACTTGGGTGAAACCGAGATCAAACTTCGCGACATGATGAGCTTGAAAGTGGGCGATGTTATTCCACTGGATCAAGACGCTACTGGCGAATTCGAAGTTGAAATTGAAGGTATCAAAAAGTTTTTAGGTTATTACGGAATACATCATGGAACCGTGGCTGTCCAAGTGACTCGTCCGGTAATCAAGTAG
- a CDS encoding flagellar basal body-associated FliL family protein: MAEEKAAAAEAAPSGGSGQKPILLIALAVINMLIVAGVGFMLFKGKQKEAAEPKIENVIKGEAEAQHKEEAEEKEIVGKVVPLETFIVNLAGSKGRRVAKVNIELELKGEKAAEEIDKRKAQIRDIIIIILSSKTYEEVSTREGRDSLKNEIKDTINSFLVQGKIANVLFTEFLYN; this comes from the coding sequence ATGGCAGAAGAAAAAGCGGCGGCAGCTGAAGCAGCTCCGTCTGGCGGTTCAGGACAAAAGCCTATACTTCTTATCGCTCTAGCAGTGATCAATATGCTCATCGTCGCAGGCGTGGGCTTTATGCTTTTCAAAGGCAAACAAAAAGAAGCTGCAGAACCAAAAATCGAAAACGTCATTAAAGGTGAAGCCGAAGCCCAACACAAGGAAGAAGCCGAAGAAAAAGAAATCGTCGGTAAAGTGGTTCCTTTGGAAACTTTCATCGTGAATCTTGCGGGTTCTAAAGGTCGTCGTGTGGCGAAGGTCAATATCGAGCTTGAACTGAAGGGCGAAAAAGCCGCTGAAGAGATCGACAAACGTAAAGCACAAATCCGCGACATCATTATCATTATTCTGTCTTCTAAAACTTACGAGGAAGTTTCTACTCGTGAAGGTCGGGACAGTTTGAAAAACGAAATTAAAGACACGATCAACTCCTTCCTGGTGCAAGGGAAGATTGCAAACGTGCTGTTTACTGAGTTCCTTTATAACTAA